One segment of Primulina tabacum isolate GXHZ01 chromosome 14, ASM2559414v2, whole genome shotgun sequence DNA contains the following:
- the LOC142524607 gene encoding putative pectinesterase/pectinesterase inhibitor 17: protein MAIELRFFTLVALMSFFLPALSFSNPYIDLWCNKTPYPEPCKHFLSNNPRHFLPKHKADFRKISIELALERALIARSNTKILGPKCRNEREKAAWADCLKLYESAIEQLNKTIDPNSKCTDFDAQTWLSTSLTNLDTCRTGFLELGVSDFVLPLMSNDVSKLICNSLALGDNRTNHETSDYYKGGFPTWVSRGDRRLLQVGSVRPNVMVAQDGSGNYRTIKAAIDAAGRRSGSGRFVIHVKRGVYRENLDTKLKNIMLVGDGLKKTIITGSRSVGGGSTTFNSATVAVTGEGFIARGITFRNTAGPQNHQAVALRSGADLSVFYQCSFEGYQDTLYVHSQRQFYKECYIYGTVDFIFGNAAVVLQNCMIYARRPMDKQKNVVTAQGRTDPNQNTGISIHSSRVMASSELVPVLSSFRSFLGRPWKQYSRTVYLQTYLDTLVDPAGWLEWDGNFALDTLYYGEYRNSGPRSGTSRRVRWRGYRVITNPVEAGRFTVGNFIAGRSWLPATAVPFNAGL from the exons ATGGCGATCGAGCTCAGATTCTTCACATTAGTAGCTTTAATGTCCTTCTTCCTCCCCGCATTGTCCTTTTCAAACCCTTATATTGATTTGTGGTGCAACAAAACCCCATACCCCGAGCCATGCAAGCATTTCTTGAGCAATAATCCACGCCATTTCTTGCCAAAACACAAAGCTGACTTCCGAAAAATCTCCATTGAGTTGGCTTTGGAACGAGCGTTAATAGCTCGAAGTAACACGAAAATCCTCGGCCCCAAGTGCCGGAATGAGCGTGAAAAGGCGGCCTGGGCTGATTGCTTGAAGCTGTATGAAAGCGCCATCGAGCAGCTCAACAAAACTATAGACCCCAACAGCAAGTGCACTGATTTTGATGCGCAGACATGGCTCAGCACTTCGCTTACGAACCTTGACACTTGTCGGACCGGGTTCTTGGAGCTCGGAGTTTCTGATTTCGTTCTGCCATTGATGTCCAACGATGTTTCCAAGCTGATATGCAACAGCTTGGCTCTTGGTGATAATCGCACTAATCATGAAACAAGTGATTACTATAAGGGTGGCTTTCCTACATGGGTTTCGCGTGGGGACCGGAGGCTGCTGCAGGTCGGGTCTGTTAGGCCGAATGTGATGGTTGCACAGGACGGATCGGGGAATTACCGAACTATTAAGGCAGCCATTGATGCGGCTGGGAGGAGGAGCGGAAGTGGGAGGTTTGTTATACATGTAAAGAGGGGTGTTTATAGGGAGAATTTGGATACTAAATTGAAGAATATTATGCTTGTTGGTGATGGACTAAAGAAAACTATTATCACCGGAAGTAGAAGCGTTGGCGGCGGCTCCACCACTTTCAACTCCGCCACCGTCG CGGTGACCGGCGAAGGCTTCATAGCTCGTGGCATCACCTTCCGAAACACCGCCGGTCCACAGAACCATCAGGCAGTGGCCCTACGCTCCGGAGCCGACCTCTCCGTCTTCTACCAATGCTCATTCGAAGGCTACCAAGACACACTCTACGTCCATTCGCAGCGCCAATTCTACAAAGAATGCTATATTTATGGCACCGTCGATTTCATCTTCGGAAATGCCGCCGTTGTACTCCAGAACTGCATGATCTACGCCCGCCGCCCCATGGACAAGCAGAAAAACGTTGTAACAGCCCAAGGCAGAACTGACCCGAATCAGAATACCGGGATTTCGATCCATAGTTCAAGAGTCATGGCTTCGTCTGAGTTGGTGCCTGTTCTAAGTTCTTTTAGATCATTTCTGGGACGTCCTTGGAAGCAGTATTCAAGGACCGTTTATTTGCAGACGTATTTGGATACATTGGTGGATCCGGCGGGGTGGCTGGAGTGGGATGGTAACTTCGCTCTGGATACGCTCTACTATGGAGAGTATCGGAATTCTGGTCCGCGTTCCGGGACCAGTCGGAGAGTTCGGTGGAGGGGCTACCGAGTTATAACAAATCCGGTGGAGGCTGGGAGGTTTACGGTGGGGAATTTTATTGCGGGGCGATCTTGGCTGCCTGCCACTGCCGTGCCCTTCAATgctggactttga
- the LOC142525035 gene encoding LOW QUALITY PROTEIN: protein EXORDIUM-like 3 (The sequence of the model RefSeq protein was modified relative to this genomic sequence to represent the inferred CDS: inserted 1 base in 1 codon), with protein MSHFSDTNHHHRSSKSKMALAPPLTAAITLAPLVLFLLSGSVICWRPWPNTRPNSTDFLYGGSKKYEGSSEFVHLKYHMGPVLTANITVYPIWYGTWQSSQKRIIRAFIGSISAVDSKPPSVAGWWKTIQLYTDQTGNNISQNVLVGEEKNDRLYSHGKSLTRLSVQSVIKSAVTSTTRPLPINPKSGVYLLLTSSDVYVQDFCNNVCGFHYXTFPSIVGYTLPYAWVGNSAKLCPGVCAYPFAVPEYIPAKPVKPPNGDVGVDGMISVIAHEIAELSTNPLVNAWYAGQDPVFPVEIADLCEGIYGTGGGGSYTGQMMTGRDGATFNMNGIRRRFLVQWVWNHLLNYCTGPNALDQ; from the exons ATGTCACATTTCTCTGACACTAATCACCACCACCGCTCAAGCAAATCTAAAATGGCACTAGCACCACCGCTCACGGCGGCGATAACTCTTGCGCCGCTGGTTCTGTTCCTGCTCTCTGGGTCCGTCATTTGTTGGCGCCCATGGCCCAACACTCGTCCCAACAGCACCGATTTTCTCTACGGTGGGTCGAAAAAGTACGAAGGCTCATCGGAATTTGTTCACTTGAAATACCACATGGGACCTGTTCTCACCGCCAATATCACGGTCTACCCCATATGGTACGGCACCTGGCAGAGCTCCCAGAAACGGATTATCCGTGCCTTCATCGGCTCCATCTCCGCCGTCGACTCCAAGCCACCCTCCGTCGCCGGCTGGTGGAAGACCATCCAGCTTTACACGGACCAAACCGGAAACAACATATCCCAAAATGTTCTCGTCGGCGAAGAGAAGAACGACCGGTTATACTCCCACGGGAAGTCCCTCACCCGCCTCTCTGTCCAATCGGTGATAAAATCCGCCGTCACTAGCACAACTCGCCCGCTTCCTATCAACCCGAAAAGCGGGGTCTACCTCCTCCTCACGTCGAGCGACGTCTACGTTCAGGACTTCTGCAACAATGTTTGCGGCTTCCATT TTACTTTCCCTTCAATAGTCGGCTACACGCTGCCATACGCTTGGGTGGGAAACTCCGCCAAGCTCTGCCCTGGCGTGTGCGCGTACCCCTTCGCCGTACCGGAGTATATCCCTGCGAAACCGGTGAAACCGCCCAACGGCGACGTGGGGGTGGACGGGATGATTAGCGTGATTGCCCACGAGATAGCGGAGTTGTCCACGAACCCGTTGGTGAACGCCTGGTATGCAGGTCAGGACCCGGTTTTCCCCGTGGAAATAGCCGATTTGTGCGAGGGTATTTATGGAACAGGTGGAGGTGGGTCCTATACAGGGCAGATGATGACCGGTAGAGATGGTGCCACGTTTAACATGAACGGGATCCGACGGAGGTTCTTGGTCCAGTGGGTTTGGAATCATCTGTTGAATTACTGCACTGGCCCTAATGCTCTTGACCAGTAA